Proteins encoded within one genomic window of Prochlorococcus marinus str. MIT 9515:
- a CDS encoding photosystem I assembly protein Ycf3, which produces MPNNQNRDNFIDKAFTVIAESIVKIMPIADKEKKAYIYYRDGLAAQNNGDYSEALEYYKESLLLEENKIDRGETLKNMAIIYMSNGEEDLSIETYQKALVENPKQPSCLKNIGLIYEKRGRYAEQNGDLDQRDMWFDKAAQVWSKAVRLYPGGYLDIENWLKTSGRSSIDIYL; this is translated from the coding sequence GTGCCAAATAATCAAAACAGAGACAATTTTATAGATAAAGCTTTTACTGTAATTGCTGAATCTATTGTCAAAATCATGCCAATTGCTGATAAAGAAAAAAAAGCTTACATCTATTATCGAGATGGTTTAGCTGCGCAAAATAATGGCGATTATTCAGAAGCATTGGAATACTATAAAGAGAGCTTATTATTAGAAGAAAATAAAATTGATAGAGGAGAAACTTTAAAAAATATGGCAATAATATATATGAGTAATGGAGAAGAGGATTTATCCATAGAAACTTATCAAAAAGCTTTAGTTGAAAATCCTAAACAGCCATCTTGTCTTAAAAACATAGGATTGATTTATGAAAAAAGGGGAAGATATGCTGAACAGAATGGTGACTTAGATCAAAGAGATATGTGGTTTGATAAAGCTGCTCAAGTTTGGTCTAAAGCTGTGAGGCTTTATCCTGGTGGATATTTAGATATTGAAAATTGGTTAAAAACTTCTGGAAGAAGTTCAATTGATATTTATCTTTAG
- the radA gene encoding DNA repair protein RadA: MSSKFSTFICQNCGSETSQYFGRCVNCNEWNTIVEERKISRSKTTNITKSKKSKLFHEIELNTISRFTSGFKEFDRVLGGGIVPGSLVLLGGEPGIGKSTIVLQSAGIISLNEKVLYITAEESLEQVKIRWERLNQSSLDLKIYAETNLSLIIEEIKKIKPSFAIIDSIQAINNDEMESSPGSVSQVRACSSELQNLAKENNIALLIIGHVTKEGALAGPKTLEHLVDVVLNFEGDNIASHRLLRSVKNRFGSTFEIGIFEMLENGLKEVGNPSSIFTNKENISGVTTTITNEGSRPFAVDIQALVNKTFYTNPRRTTTGISINRLHQILAVIEKHVGIKLSDYDCYIATGGGFEINDPSSDLGVAISILSSLKNIPPLINCSFVGELGLSGQVRQANNLRTKIDEAIRLGFKNILIPKTTCEIKDNFQTLIKIKEISNINEAMNYVLKE; this comes from the coding sequence ATGTCTAGTAAATTTTCGACTTTTATTTGTCAAAATTGCGGATCTGAAACTTCTCAATACTTTGGTAGGTGCGTAAATTGTAATGAATGGAATACAATCGTTGAAGAAAGGAAAATTTCAAGATCCAAAACAACAAATATTACCAAAAGTAAAAAATCAAAGCTATTTCATGAAATTGAACTAAATACAATATCAAGATTTACGAGTGGTTTTAAGGAATTTGACAGAGTTCTAGGGGGTGGAATAGTACCAGGATCTTTAGTTTTACTTGGGGGAGAACCAGGAATTGGTAAAAGTACAATAGTGCTGCAATCTGCAGGGATAATCTCTCTGAATGAAAAAGTTTTATACATCACCGCAGAGGAATCTTTAGAACAAGTAAAAATAAGATGGGAACGATTAAATCAAAGCAGCCTAGATTTAAAAATCTATGCAGAAACAAACTTATCTTTAATTATTGAAGAGATAAAAAAAATTAAGCCTAGTTTTGCGATTATTGATAGTATCCAAGCTATTAATAATGATGAAATGGAAAGTTCCCCGGGCTCTGTTTCCCAGGTTCGGGCTTGCTCATCTGAACTTCAAAACCTGGCAAAAGAAAATAATATAGCGCTCTTGATAATTGGTCATGTCACTAAAGAGGGGGCTCTTGCAGGTCCAAAAACTTTAGAACATTTAGTAGATGTTGTTCTTAACTTTGAGGGAGATAATATTGCCTCACATAGATTACTCAGAAGTGTAAAAAATAGGTTTGGATCTACTTTTGAAATTGGAATTTTCGAAATGTTAGAAAATGGGTTAAAAGAAGTTGGGAACCCTAGTTCAATTTTCACAAATAAAGAAAATATATCCGGCGTCACAACTACGATAACTAATGAGGGATCTAGACCATTTGCAGTAGATATTCAAGCTTTGGTGAATAAAACTTTTTACACTAACCCAAGACGAACAACTACAGGAATCAGTATCAACAGACTACATCAAATATTAGCAGTCATTGAAAAACATGTTGGGATTAAATTATCAGATTATGACTGTTATATAGCAACAGGAGGCGGGTTTGAAATAAATGACCCATCTTCAGATTTGGGGGTTGCAATATCAATCTTATCAAGCTTGAAAAATATTCCCCCCTTAATAAATTGTTCATTTGTAGGCGAATTAGGTTTAAGTGGTCAGGTAAGGCAGGCAAATAATCTTCGAACCAAAATTGATGAAGCTATTAGACTTGGTTTCAAAAATATTTTGATACCTAAAACAACTTGTGAAATTAAAGATAATTTTCAAACTCTCATAAAGATTAAAGAAATTTCAAATATTAATGAAGCTATGAATTATGTTCTAAAAGAGTGA
- the rpaB gene encoding response regulator transcription factor RpaB: MAVSSQTKETILVADDEASIRRILETRLSMIGYKVVTACDGKEALKLFKDYDPDLVVLDVMMPKLDGYGVCQELRKDSDVPIVMLTALGDVADRITGLELGADDYVVKPFSPKELEARIRCVLRRIDKEQLPGMPNSGLILVTDIKIDTNRRQVFKSDERIRLTGMEFSLLELLVSRSGEPFSRGEILKEVWGYTPERHVDTRVVDVHISRLRSKLEADPANPELILTARGTGYLFQRIVDISPFDGK; the protein is encoded by the coding sequence ATGGCTGTATCTAGTCAAACTAAAGAAACAATTCTTGTCGCTGATGACGAGGCAAGCATTAGAAGAATTCTCGAGACTCGTCTCTCAATGATTGGTTACAAAGTGGTAACTGCTTGTGATGGTAAGGAAGCATTAAAATTATTCAAAGATTATGACCCTGATTTGGTTGTCCTTGATGTGATGATGCCAAAATTAGACGGATATGGAGTCTGTCAAGAATTAAGGAAAGATTCAGATGTACCCATAGTTATGTTGACTGCATTAGGTGATGTTGCAGATAGAATTACAGGATTAGAATTAGGTGCTGATGATTATGTTGTCAAACCATTTAGTCCGAAAGAGTTAGAAGCTAGAATTCGATGTGTATTAAGACGAATAGATAAAGAACAACTTCCTGGAATGCCAAATTCAGGGTTGATTTTGGTTACGGATATTAAAATTGATACAAATCGAAGACAAGTTTTTAAAAGTGATGAAAGGATAAGATTAACTGGCATGGAATTTAGTCTCTTAGAGCTTTTAGTCAGTCGCTCAGGAGAGCCATTTAGTCGCGGAGAGATTTTGAAAGAAGTTTGGGGCTATACACCTGAAAGACATGTAGATACGAGAGTAGTGGATGTTCACATATCGCGATTAAGGTCAAAATTAGAAGCTGATCCTGCAAATCCAGAATTAATTCTTACAGCAAGAGGAACAGGATATCTTTTTCAGAGAATAGTTGATATATCTCCATTTGACGGTAAATAG
- the plsX gene encoding phosphate acyltransferase PlsX, producing the protein MEKDSSNKKSRAIRRLVIWYKRNSAVTSIVDTAANSAVTAGNVAGNVVSGAGSVVNTASNVAGNVVSGAGSVVNTASNVAGNVAGNVVSSAESVVNTASSVVSNASSIAKNTLQPLVFDPLKRLQNNDNYINKEEISNPKRIWIAVDGMGGDYAPVPILEGCLDAISRFPINIKFVGKIEKVRCEAEKAGLIDLLEKEIDNNRLELIDSGDPIGMNEEATAVRKRKDASINVAMDLVKNNKAEAVYSAGNSGALMASAIFRIGRLKGIERPAIGALFPTRDQTRPVLVLDVGANTDCKPSYLHQFALLGNVYAKDVLQIEKPRIGLLNIGEEECKGNDLSLKTFKLLSQEKSFNFGGNCEGRDVLSGNFDVVVCDGFTGNVLLKFLESVGGVLLDILRSELPRGRRGKVGSAFLKSNLIRIKKRLDHAEHGGALLLGVNGICVIGHGSSKSLSVVSALRLAHSAVNHNVMENLNQLQKLQVLNS; encoded by the coding sequence ATGGAAAAAGATTCTTCTAATAAAAAGTCTAGAGCTATAAGAAGATTAGTTATTTGGTACAAAAGAAATTCTGCTGTAACATCAATAGTTGATACTGCTGCTAATTCTGCTGTTACTGCAGGCAATGTTGCAGGTAATGTGGTTTCGGGTGCGGGTTCTGTAGTAAATACTGCAAGTAATGTTGCAGGTAATGTGGTATCGGGTGCGGGTTCTGTAGTAAATACTGCAAGTAATGTTGCAGGTAATGTTGCAGGTAATGTAGTCTCTAGTGCTGAATCAGTTGTTAACACTGCTAGTAGTGTTGTTTCAAATGCTAGTTCAATTGCAAAAAATACCTTGCAGCCATTAGTATTTGACCCTTTAAAACGGTTACAAAATAATGATAATTATATAAATAAAGAAGAGATATCAAATCCCAAAAGGATTTGGATAGCAGTTGATGGTATGGGTGGTGATTATGCACCTGTGCCTATTTTGGAGGGCTGCCTAGATGCTATTAGCAGATTTCCAATCAATATAAAGTTTGTAGGAAAAATTGAAAAAGTTAGATGTGAAGCAGAAAAAGCTGGTCTAATAGATTTATTAGAAAAAGAAATTGATAATAATCGTCTTGAATTAATAGATAGCGGGGATCCAATAGGCATGAATGAAGAAGCAACAGCAGTGAGAAAAAGAAAAGATGCAAGTATAAATGTTGCTATGGATTTGGTTAAAAATAATAAGGCAGAAGCTGTTTACTCGGCAGGTAACTCAGGTGCTCTTATGGCCTCTGCAATATTTAGAATAGGGAGATTAAAGGGGATCGAACGCCCTGCCATAGGAGCATTGTTTCCAACTAGAGATCAAACTCGACCTGTATTAGTATTAGACGTGGGCGCAAATACTGATTGTAAGCCCTCTTATCTTCATCAATTTGCACTTCTAGGGAATGTTTATGCCAAAGATGTTTTACAAATAGAAAAACCACGAATTGGCTTATTGAATATTGGAGAAGAAGAATGCAAAGGAAATGATTTATCTTTAAAAACATTTAAATTATTGTCCCAAGAAAAAAGTTTTAATTTTGGGGGTAATTGTGAAGGTAGAGATGTTTTGTCTGGCAATTTTGATGTAGTCGTTTGCGATGGCTTTACAGGTAATGTATTACTTAAATTTCTTGAGTCAGTTGGAGGGGTTCTATTAGATATTTTAAGATCCGAATTACCAAGAGGAAGAAGGGGTAAGGTTGGTTCTGCGTTTTTAAAAAGTAATTTAATAAGAATTAAAAAAAGGTTAGACCATGCTGAACATGGAGGAGCATTATTGCTTGGGGTTAATGGTATTTGTGTGATTGGCCATGGTAGTAGTAAATCTTTATCTGTAGTAAGTGCTTTGCGGTTGGCTCATTCTGCTGTAAATCATAATGTAATGGAAAATTTAAATCAACTTCAAAAGCTTCAAGTTTTAAATTCATAA
- a CDS encoding beta-ketoacyl-ACP synthase III: MEVINSNQIGVSFKGSGSYVPHQILTNHEISKKVDTSDEWIKSRTGISQRRISGLSENVSEMGYKAGLAAIEMAKWDIETIDLIILATSTPHDLFGSAPEIQSKLGANNAVAFDLTAACSGFLFAVITATQFLKAGSYRRAIVIGSDQLSSYVDWNDRRSCILFGDGAGALAIEATNEFDNLIGFSMRTDGQRGSFLNLPSQKNNDQIIDNINFSSGGFSTIAMNGQEVYKFAVREVPLIIDNLFKKTNFNSEKINWLLLHQANQRILDSVGDRLNISSEKILSNLSNYGNTSAATIPLMLDEAIRNKKIKENDIIATSGFGAGLSWGAALIRWG; encoded by the coding sequence TTGGAAGTAATAAATTCAAATCAAATTGGAGTTTCATTTAAAGGCAGTGGAAGTTATGTACCTCATCAAATCCTAACGAATCATGAAATTAGCAAAAAAGTAGATACTAGTGATGAATGGATAAAATCTAGAACAGGTATCTCTCAGAGAAGAATCTCTGGATTATCCGAAAATGTTAGTGAGATGGGTTATAAAGCAGGATTGGCCGCAATTGAGATGGCTAAATGGGATATTGAAACAATTGATCTGATAATTTTAGCTACATCAACTCCACATGATTTATTTGGTTCTGCTCCAGAAATTCAATCAAAACTCGGCGCAAATAATGCTGTGGCTTTTGATTTGACAGCTGCTTGCAGCGGTTTTTTATTTGCTGTAATAACGGCTACTCAATTTTTAAAAGCAGGAAGTTACAGGAGAGCTATAGTAATAGGCTCTGATCAACTTTCAAGTTATGTAGATTGGAATGATAGGAGAAGTTGTATCTTATTTGGAGATGGAGCGGGTGCATTAGCAATTGAAGCTACAAATGAATTTGATAATTTAATTGGTTTTAGTATGAGAACTGATGGTCAGAGAGGTTCTTTCTTAAATCTTCCATCTCAAAAAAATAATGATCAAATTATTGATAATATTAATTTCTCAAGTGGGGGTTTTTCTACAATTGCGATGAATGGACAAGAAGTATATAAATTTGCAGTTAGAGAGGTACCATTAATTATTGATAATTTATTTAAAAAAACAAATTTTAATTCTGAGAAAATTAATTGGCTTCTATTACATCAAGCAAATCAAAGAATACTAGATTCTGTTGGAGACAGATTAAATATTTCATCAGAAAAGATTCTCAGTAATTTAAGTAACTATGGAAACACTTCAGCAGCAACAATTCCTTTAATGCTAGATGAGGCTATAAGAAATAAGAAAATTAAAGAAAATGATATTATTGCCACTAGTGGTTTTGGTGCTGGGTTAAGTTGGGGTGCAGCCCTGATTCGATGGGGTTAA
- the fabD gene encoding ACP S-malonyltransferase: MTVAWVFPGQGSQKIGMANEIIDLPNAKNRFNYASELFGKNLLQICELDSAGLSNTKNTQICLFLVESVLLDALKENGFKPNYIAGHSLGEITALYCADVLSFEDCVSLIKVRSGLMGDAAKGSMAALISFDRDQLDLLVKEIDDLVIANDNSSTQVVLSGSEQALDNISKRITAKRFLKLNVSGAFHSPFMKEPSFQFSKYLDTLEFNQPSFSVISNSNPSLCNDPNELKVRLKNQMCNGVRWRETMDLMRENGILQMVEIGPSNVLGGLAKRHLKDIKISQISSSDQIKY, from the coding sequence ATGACAGTAGCTTGGGTATTCCCTGGTCAGGGTTCGCAAAAAATTGGAATGGCAAATGAAATTATAGATTTGCCAAATGCAAAAAATAGGTTTAATTATGCCTCTGAATTATTCGGCAAGAATTTATTACAAATTTGTGAACTAGATTCTGCTGGTTTAAGTAATACAAAGAACACTCAAATTTGCCTTTTTTTGGTAGAGTCAGTTTTATTAGATGCTTTAAAAGAAAATGGTTTTAAACCAAACTATATCGCTGGACATAGTTTAGGAGAAATTACGGCTTTGTATTGTGCCGATGTTTTATCTTTTGAAGATTGTGTATCACTTATAAAAGTTAGATCTGGATTAATGGGAGATGCTGCCAAGGGATCTATGGCAGCATTAATTAGTTTTGATAGAGATCAATTGGATTTACTGGTAAAGGAGATTGATGATCTCGTCATAGCAAACGATAATAGCTCCACTCAAGTTGTTTTATCAGGAAGCGAACAGGCTTTAGATAATATTTCAAAACGAATTACGGCTAAAAGATTCCTTAAATTAAATGTTTCAGGTGCTTTTCATTCACCATTCATGAAAGAACCATCATTTCAGTTTTCGAAATATCTAGACACTCTTGAATTTAATCAGCCTTCTTTTTCTGTTATAAGTAATTCCAATCCATCACTATGTAATGATCCAAATGAGCTTAAGGTTAGGTTAAAAAATCAAATGTGTAACGGTGTCAGATGGCGGGAAACTATGGATTTAATGAGAGAAAATGGTATTCTCCAAATGGTTGAAATTGGCCCATCTAATGTTTTAGGTGGTTTAGCAAAAAGGCATTTAAAGGATATAAAAATTTCTCAAATCTCATCTTCAGATCAAATTAAATACTAA
- a CDS encoding lysophospholipid acyltransferase family protein produces the protein MKSNFYQKLIYQLVSNVIIYPIYKLIFRGKLLGREHIPQKGSFILVSNHGSLLDPPILGHAVGRNISFMAKSELFRIPLLGFIIRSCGAYPVKRGIVDKTTIKIACEKLSNNNSIGIFIDGTRQKDGRVNKPKQGAALLSFKNQKMLLPVAIINSHRLMRLKFFIPFFTKIVIKVGRPIPPPKSSSKKDLMEVTNCLQESINNMLE, from the coding sequence ATGAAGAGTAATTTTTATCAAAAATTAATTTATCAATTAGTGAGTAATGTAATTATTTACCCGATTTATAAATTGATATTTAGAGGTAAATTACTTGGGAGAGAACATATTCCTCAAAAAGGTTCTTTTATCTTGGTATCTAATCATGGCTCCCTTCTTGATCCTCCTATTTTAGGTCATGCTGTTGGTCGAAATATATCTTTTATGGCAAAGTCAGAACTTTTTAGAATCCCCTTGCTAGGTTTCATAATAAGGTCTTGTGGCGCTTATCCTGTTAAGAGAGGCATAGTTGATAAAACAACTATAAAAATTGCGTGTGAAAAATTATCAAATAATAATAGTATTGGTATTTTTATTGATGGGACTCGCCAAAAGGATGGTCGTGTAAATAAGCCAAAACAAGGGGCAGCACTTTTATCTTTTAAAAATCAAAAAATGTTATTACCAGTCGCAATTATTAATTCACATAGATTAATGAGATTAAAGTTTTTTATTCCATTTTTCACAAAAATAGTTATTAAAGTTGGTAGACCGATTCCCCCTCCTAAAAGTTCATCAAAAAAAGATTTAATGGAGGTAACAAATTGTTTGCAGGAGTCAATAAATAATATGCTTGAGTGA
- a CDS encoding molecular chaperone, whose translation MPYDKKNFNKLTLAIHSTDNSFAFAYRENNQSISDNFFTKKFEKDLCNNLIVDFSNFITKENLKRIDKISVSTGPSNFNASRQIIVLARTLAQQINCSIDSFSSFELMAKRIALKNNINSNKNSFWIFKKLKRRGYIAGKYQICISEKTNNKISIKEKIIPKIFEELINIDSSYQAEYSDIEDLKELLNLSDNNVQNSKSSTWKKVLPLYPLSPIN comes from the coding sequence ATGCCTTACGATAAAAAAAATTTTAATAAACTAACTCTAGCAATTCATAGTACAGATAATTCTTTTGCCTTTGCGTATAGGGAAAATAATCAATCTATTTCTGACAACTTTTTTACAAAAAAGTTTGAGAAAGATTTATGTAATAATTTAATTGTTGATTTTTCCAATTTCATAACAAAAGAAAATTTAAAAAGAATTGATAAAATATCCGTAAGTACAGGACCATCAAATTTTAATGCATCCAGACAGATAATTGTATTAGCTAGAACTCTCGCTCAGCAAATAAATTGCTCGATAGATAGTTTTAGTTCTTTTGAATTGATGGCAAAAAGAATTGCTTTAAAAAATAATATCAATTCCAATAAAAATTCATTTTGGATTTTCAAAAAATTAAAAAGGAGAGGATATATTGCAGGCAAATATCAAATTTGTATTTCTGAAAAAACAAACAATAAAATTTCTATCAAAGAAAAAATTATTCCAAAAATTTTTGAAGAATTAATAAATATAGATTCTTCTTATCAAGCTGAATATTCTGATATAGAAGATTTAAAAGAACTGTTAAATTTATCTGACAACAATGTACAAAATTCCAAATCTAGTACTTGGAAGAAGGTACTTCCATTATATCCATTATCGCCAATTAACTAA
- a CDS encoding Ycf34 family protein — translation MCICINCKLVDRCMTYHDVEKNHGVEHISDFPNFKPKKPYIHVSIIKDLDGDFKTDWDVKSCSSFLEEAGKWSKCKPGQELPV, via the coding sequence ATGTGCATTTGCATTAACTGTAAATTAGTTGATAGATGTATGACATATCATGATGTCGAAAAAAATCATGGTGTTGAACACATTAGTGACTTCCCCAACTTTAAACCTAAAAAACCCTATATTCACGTAAGCATAATCAAAGATTTAGATGGGGATTTTAAAACTGATTGGGATGTCAAATCTTGTTCAAGTTTTTTAGAAGAAGCTGGGAAGTGGTCTAAGTGTAAGCCTGGCCAAGAATTACCAGTTTAA
- a CDS encoding CCA tRNA nucleotidyltransferase: MQMHIIKEENLKNHIFIDHTLIINEIERSIKFYNWEFILSFLPSGSYLVGGYIRDLILGRLNSLIDVDIVVPKNAIKIGKKIADKFEGKFIILDEARDVVRLIFKHVSVDIASQISPSIEIDLFSRDFSINAIAFSFDKKLLIDPSNGIKDLQLSLLRTHSKQNLLEDPLRILRCFRFVSELNFNVDVNLINVIKTCKNKLSLIASERINYEIQRIIIGSEAAYAIKLINKFKIFDYLQSEKNLIFIDLQKINFEAFSKIEKDKFFPLFFLSQILDEFSLKILKFRKSEIAKIRLLRKWNLLLKRKTIYELDERERFNLHQELENILPSFILFLQESFYIDWLERWRNKDDKLFHPSNLIKGTVLKKYLKIQEGPVLGKVMNYLSMELAFNRLNNFDEAIYKGKQWIQQNAPKCD, translated from the coding sequence ATGCAAATGCACATAATCAAAGAAGAGAATCTTAAAAATCATATTTTCATTGATCATACACTAATAATTAATGAAATAGAAAGAAGTATAAAATTTTATAATTGGGAATTTATTTTATCTTTTTTACCTTCAGGATCTTATCTGGTCGGGGGATATATAAGAGATTTAATTTTAGGGAGATTAAACTCATTGATTGATGTTGATATTGTAGTTCCAAAAAATGCTATTAAGATTGGAAAAAAAATTGCGGATAAATTTGAAGGTAAATTTATTATTCTTGATGAAGCACGTGATGTCGTAAGACTTATTTTTAAACATGTTTCAGTTGATATTGCATCTCAAATTTCTCCTTCTATTGAAATTGATTTATTCAGTCGAGATTTTTCTATAAACGCTATTGCTTTTTCTTTTGATAAGAAATTACTAATTGATCCATCAAATGGAATTAAAGATCTACAGCTCTCTTTATTAAGAACTCACTCAAAACAGAATTTATTGGAGGATCCATTAAGAATTTTAAGATGCTTTCGTTTTGTTTCTGAGTTGAATTTTAATGTTGATGTGAATTTAATAAATGTTATTAAAACTTGTAAAAATAAATTAAGTCTGATTGCTTCTGAAAGGATTAATTATGAAATCCAGCGAATAATAATAGGTAGTGAGGCAGCTTATGCAATTAAATTAATAAATAAATTTAAAATTTTTGATTACCTACAGTCTGAAAAAAATTTGATATTTATTGATTTACAAAAAATTAATTTTGAAGCATTTTCTAAAATTGAAAAAGATAAATTCTTTCCTTTATTTTTTCTTTCCCAGATTTTAGATGAATTTTCTCTAAAAATTTTAAAATTTAGAAAATCTGAAATTGCAAAAATTAGGTTATTAAGAAAATGGAATCTATTATTAAAGAGAAAAACTATTTATGAATTAGATGAAAGAGAAAGATTTAATTTACATCAAGAATTAGAGAACATTCTTCCTTCTTTTATTCTTTTCTTGCAAGAATCATTTTATATAGATTGGCTCGAAAGATGGAGAAATAAAGATGATAAATTATTTCATCCATCAAACTTAATAAAAGGGACAGTTTTGAAAAAATATTTAAAAATCCAGGAGGGACCTGTTTTAGGAAAGGTCATGAATTATCTTTCTATGGAGCTTGCATTTAATAGATTGAATAATTTTGATGAAGCAATTTATAAAGGAAAGCAATGGATTCAACAAAATGCGCCAAAATGTGATTAA
- a CDS encoding RNA recognition motif domain-containing protein: protein MSIRIYIGNLPQGFNPKDFDSILKSVSDSIRFKAVLDKETKECRGFGFATTNNEQNANLIIEKLNGFEFNGSKLRVELSEKKDSSSHKRNSLGSNKNKKRKDFKKIVHSDAPNLEAPDPRWAGELSKLKDLLANQKTPA from the coding sequence ATGAGTATTCGTATTTACATTGGCAATTTACCTCAAGGATTTAATCCAAAAGATTTTGATAGTATTTTAAAATCAGTATCCGATTCAATCAGATTTAAAGCTGTTTTAGATAAAGAAACAAAAGAATGTAGAGGATTTGGTTTCGCTACAACAAATAATGAACAAAATGCAAATTTAATAATCGAAAAGCTTAATGGTTTTGAATTTAATGGTTCAAAATTACGTGTCGAACTTTCAGAGAAAAAAGATTCTTCATCACACAAGAGAAATAGTTTAGGTTCTAATAAAAATAAAAAGAGGAAAGATTTCAAAAAGATAGTTCATAGTGATGCACCTAATCTTGAAGCTCCAGATCCTAGATGGGCTGGGGAACTTTCAAAATTAAAAGATTTGTTAGCTAATCAAAAAACTCCTGCTTAG
- a CDS encoding phytoene synthase, translating into MKNSLSQLNKAYEICRKETQQWAKTFYLGTLLLPYEKRKAIWAIYVWCRRTDEIMDSVEASSKTTEELSDNLDEWEANTINVFKGNIKSDLDAVLFDTIEKFPQNIEPYLDMIEGQRMDLKKYRYENFSELKLYCYRVAGTVGLMTQNVMGIDSAYTSAPWSNMPDPSEAAIALGIANQLTNILRDVGEDRQRGRIYLPQEDMNNFNYSEEELLKGVINTQWKMLMNFQLTRARDWFKKSEDGIKWLSADARWPVWTSLRLYRGILDSIEKLDYDVFNNRAFVKNSVKAFEIPISFLISRIK; encoded by the coding sequence TTGAAAAATTCATTATCTCAACTTAACAAAGCATATGAAATATGCCGAAAAGAAACTCAACAATGGGCTAAAACTTTTTATTTAGGAACACTTTTATTACCGTACGAAAAAAGAAAAGCGATTTGGGCTATTTACGTTTGGTGTAGAAGAACTGATGAAATAATGGACAGCGTTGAAGCTTCAAGCAAGACTACAGAAGAGCTTTCCGATAACTTAGATGAGTGGGAGGCCAATACAATAAATGTTTTTAAAGGAAATATAAAATCAGACTTAGATGCTGTTCTGTTCGACACAATAGAAAAATTTCCACAGAACATAGAACCTTATCTAGATATGATTGAGGGTCAGAGAATGGATCTTAAAAAATACAGATACGAAAATTTTTCTGAATTAAAGCTTTACTGTTATCGCGTCGCAGGGACGGTTGGGTTGATGACTCAGAATGTAATGGGCATTGATAGTGCTTATACATCTGCCCCTTGGAGCAATATGCCTGACCCCTCAGAAGCAGCAATAGCACTAGGGATTGCAAATCAACTCACTAATATTTTAAGAGATGTTGGAGAAGACAGACAAAGAGGTCGGATTTATTTACCCCAAGAAGATATGAATAACTTTAATTACTCTGAAGAAGAGTTATTGAAAGGAGTAATTAATACCCAATGGAAGATGCTTATGAATTTTCAATTAACAAGAGCACGGGATTGGTTTAAAAAATCTGAAGATGGTATTAAATGGCTATCGGCAGATGCAAGATGGCCTGTTTGGACATCTTTGCGGCTCTATAGAGGGATATTAGATTCTATTGAAAAACTAGATTATGATGTATTCAATAATAGAGCTTTTGTAAAAAATTCAGTAAAAGCATTTGAAATACCAATATCCTTTTTGATCTCAAGAATAAAATAG